In Spiroplasma sp. SV19, one DNA window encodes the following:
- a CDS encoding YqeG family HAD IIIA-type phosphatase translates to MAKKIFGKKKNQNLLLNYFKPSIYVQNVNKINLESLKKHGIKVFICDLDNTLTPFYRGIPNADNLNLIQKVQDLGMRFVLVSNNARKRVERFALKAGIKHYYWNAKKPLLKYFRIISRQFNVNPHEMIMVGDQLITDVLFANRAHMESILVVPVTGVDESNRFIRLLESLVYKRLAQKNILHKGFFDEGEYGLDYDIL, encoded by the coding sequence ATGGCTAAAAAAATTTTTGGGAAAAAAAAGAATCAAAATTTATTATTAAATTATTTTAAACCATCAATTTATGTTCAAAATGTTAATAAAATTAATCTTGAATCATTAAAAAAACATGGAATTAAAGTTTTTATTTGTGATTTAGATAATACTTTAACGCCATTTTATCGTGGAATTCCAAATGCAGATAATTTAAATTTAATTCAAAAGGTCCAAGACTTAGGAATGAGATTTGTGTTAGTTTCAAATAATGCGCGAAAACGTGTAGAACGTTTTGCGTTAAAAGCAGGAATTAAACATTATTATTGGAATGCAAAAAAACCATTATTAAAATATTTTCGTATTATTTCACGACAATTTAATGTTAATCCTCATGAAATGATTATGGTCGGTGATCAGTTAATTACTGATGTTTTATTTGCTAACCGTGCGCATATGGAAAGTATTCTGGTTGTTCCTGTAACGGGAGTTGATGAGTCAAATCGATTTATCCGTTTACTAGAAAGTTTGGTTTACAAGCGATTAGCACAAAAAAACATTTTGCATAAAGGATTCTTTGATGAAGGAGAATATGGGTTAGATTATGATATCTTGTAA